The following are encoded in a window of bacterium genomic DNA:
- a CDS encoding sugar transferase has protein sequence MASKGTLLDSPERETTLGPDSAPGPARVAGGDLLSYPVRDAWHYRLSKRALDLLMSGLGILLFLPLMVPLAVLIKLESNGPIFFRQIRVGRNRRHFICYKFRSMVAEAEALKEEFRYLNEAEGPMFKIRNDPRITALGRFLRRSSLDELPQLFNVFKGDMSIVGPRPQIPSEVELYEPWHYRRLEVQPGITCLWQVSGRSSIGFEEWMRLDMEYVMMRGFLFDVMILLRTLPAIIARRGAY, from the coding sequence ATGGCTTCCAAGGGCACTCTCCTCGATTCCCCCGAGCGCGAAACCACCCTGGGGCCGGACAGCGCGCCGGGCCCGGCCAGGGTTGCTGGCGGGGATCTGCTCAGCTACCCGGTCCGCGACGCCTGGCACTACCGCCTCAGCAAGCGCGCGCTGGACCTCCTGATGAGCGGGCTGGGCATCCTGCTCTTCCTGCCCTTGATGGTCCCCTTGGCCGTGCTCATCAAGCTCGAGAGCAACGGGCCGATCTTCTTTCGCCAGATTCGCGTCGGCCGCAATCGGCGCCACTTCATCTGCTACAAGTTCCGCTCGATGGTGGCCGAGGCCGAGGCGCTCAAGGAGGAGTTCCGCTACCTGAACGAAGCCGAGGGGCCGATGTTCAAGATCCGCAACGACCCCCGCATCACTGCGTTGGGGCGCTTCCTGCGGCGCAGCAGCCTGGACGAGCTGCCTCAGCTCTTCAACGTCTTCAAGGGCGACATGAGCATCGTCGGGCCCCGGCCGCAGATCCCCAGCGAGGTGGAGCTCTACGAGCCGTGGCACTACCGGCGGCTCGAAGTGCAGCCGGGGATCACCTGCCTTTGGCAGGTGTCGGGGCGGAGCAGCATCGGCTTCGAGGAATGGATGCGCCTGGACATGGAGTACGTGATGATGCGCGGCTTCCTCTTCGACGTGATGATCCTGCTGCGGACCCTGCCTGCCATCATCGCCCGGCGAGGCGCCTACTAG
- a CDS encoding DegT/DnrJ/EryC1/StrS family aminotransferase has protein sequence MQVPFLDLRVQYQQLQAELLPELTGIMERGAFIGGPALRDFEAAFAAYCGAAHAVGVANGTDALELACRAAGLGPGDEVITAANTFVATVEAIVLAGATPVLVDMDPSSYHLDIAQVEAAITPRTRALMPVHLYGDPVDMDPLLAIAARHGLVVIEDAAQAHGARYKGRRCGSLAPLAGFSFYPGKNLGAYGDGGAVLAASAAHAQAVREIGDHGSPRKYHHARLGTNSRLDALQAAVLRVKLAHLDAWNAARRRVAAAYRERLSGVGDLRLPVERPGHEPVYHLFVIRSARIPAIAASLQAGEIGFGYHYPQPVHRQPAFEHLGRAGRFPEAERGAAEILSLPMYAELSEAMVERVCAAVRAAFSG, from the coding sequence ATCGGGGGCCCAGCCCTGCGCGACTTCGAGGCGGCCTTCGCGGCCTACTGCGGCGCGGCTCATGCGGTGGGCGTCGCCAACGGCACGGACGCCCTCGAACTCGCCTGTCGAGCGGCTGGGCTGGGGCCCGGCGACGAGGTGATCACGGCCGCCAACACCTTCGTCGCGACGGTGGAGGCGATCGTCCTCGCGGGGGCGACCCCGGTCCTGGTCGACATGGATCCGAGCAGCTACCACCTCGACATCGCCCAGGTCGAGGCCGCGATCACGCCGCGCACGCGCGCCCTGATGCCGGTGCACCTCTATGGCGATCCCGTCGACATGGATCCGTTACTCGCCATTGCCGCACGGCACGGGTTGGTGGTCATCGAGGATGCCGCCCAAGCGCACGGCGCCCGCTACAAGGGTCGCCGCTGCGGATCGCTGGCGCCGCTGGCCGGCTTCAGCTTCTATCCCGGCAAGAATCTGGGCGCCTACGGGGACGGCGGCGCCGTCCTGGCGGCAAGCGCCGCGCACGCCCAGGCCGTCCGCGAGATCGGCGACCACGGCAGCCCGCGCAAGTACCACCACGCGCGCCTGGGTACCAACAGCCGGCTCGATGCCCTGCAGGCGGCCGTCCTGCGCGTGAAACTGGCCCACCTCGACGCCTGGAATGCGGCGCGCCGGCGCGTCGCGGCGGCCTACCGGGAGCGCCTGAGCGGGGTTGGCGACCTGCGTCTGCCGGTGGAGCGGCCGGGACATGAGCCCGTTTATCACCTTTTCGTTATCCGCAGTGCCCGGATCCCCGCCATCGCGGCCTCTCTCCAGGCAGGGGAGATCGGCTTCGGCTACCACTACCCCCAGCCCGTCCATCGACAGCCGGCCTTCGAGCACCTGGGCCGCGCCGGCCGGTTCCCGGAGGCGGAGCGCGGGGCCGCCGAGATCCTCAGCCTGCCGATGTACGCCGAGCTCAGCGAGGCGATGGTCGAGCGCGTCTGCGCGGCGGTTCGGGCCGCGTTCTCGGGGTGA